The genomic region CTCCGCCAACCTCGGCGTGAACCCCTCGCTGACCATCACGGCGCAGGCCGAGCGGGCGATGTCGATGTGGCCCAACAAGGGCGAGGCGGACCTGCGGCCGGCCCAGGGCGAGGCCTACCGCCGGGTGGCGGCGGTGGCGCCCCGGCAGCCGGCGGTACCGGCCGGCGCCTTCGCGCAGCTGCTGCTGCCGGTGCCGGAAGTGCCGCGCAAGGACGGGTAGTCGGGACTGTTACAGAGCCGGCCGGTGGCTGTTACACGGCTGCCGGTCGGCCGAGGGACGGGCTTCCTAGCGTGGGCGCAGCCGGCTCGGGCCAACCGGGTCCGAGCCCCCCGCTCCGGAGGACTTCCCATGTCACGTCCCCAGACCGCGCGGTTCGCGCTGGTCGGTTTCGCTGTCGCCGCGGTGCTCGCCGGTACTGGCGGCGCCGCCTACGCGGACGGCGCTTCGCCGTCCGCCTCCGCCACGCCGAGCGCGGCCGCTTCCGGCATGCCGAGCGTTGCGGTCTCCGCCACCCCGAGCGCTGCGGCCTCCGCGCCGGCGGCCGTCGACAAGCCGACGCCCTCGGCCAGCGGTCAGCCCGTCGTCCCGCCGTGCTTGATCAAGCCCCAGCCGTCCGCGCCGGCCAAGGACCTCTCGCCGGCGCCCTGCCCCAGGCCCTCGGGTGTGCCGACCGCCCAGGTCAAGACGGTTCCCAAGGGCGGTGCGCAGACCGGTGAGGGCGCTACCGGCCACTCCGCCACCAGCTGGGCGGCCGGCTCCGGCCTGGCCGTGCTGGGCCTGGCCGGCGTCGGCTACGCCGTCCGCCGTCGCCGTGCCGGCGCCCAGGGCTGACCGGTCCCGTCGCCGCCGGCGCCCCAGGTGGGTGCCGGCGGCGGCGGGCGGGGTGCTGGCGCTGGTGCTGGCGGGGGTGGTGCTGCGGCCGGTGCCGGCGCCCGCACCGGTGCGGATCGACTCGGTGGCGGCGGCACCCGGCAGCCCGGTGGCCCCGACCGGGTCAGCCGGAGCCACGCCACCTGGGACCACGGCACCTGGGGCTGTGTCACCTGGCAGCACGTCAGCCGGCAGTCCGTCACCCCGGCCCACGTCCACCGCGCCGCCGGCGCGGCTGCTGATCCCGGCGATCGGGGTGGACGCCCCGGTGCTGGCCGGTGGGCTCAACGCCGACGGGACGGTGCAGGTGCCGCCGCTCGAGCACCCCGAGGAGGTCGACTGGTACCGCGACGGACCCGCGCCCGGCCAGGTCGGTCCGGCCGTGCTGCTCGGGCACCTCGACACCCGTAACGGACCCGCGGTCTTCCAACGGCTGTGGCGGCTCAAGGCCGGGGACCGGATCGAGATCCGCCGCACCGACGGCAGCAGCGTCGCCTTTCGGGTGCGCGAGCTGCGGCAGCAGCCGAAGGACGCCTTCCCCACCGAGGCCGTGTACGGGGACACCGCGGACCCGCAGTTGCGGCTGATCACCTGCGGGGGAGTGCTGGGCAGCAACGGGCACTACTCCGACAACATCATCGTCTTCGCGGATCTGAGTGCAGAATGATCCGCTGACCCAACCTCATCGAAAGCCGGACCGCATCGAAAGGACGTGCGCGCGTGAGTTCCCGGCTCGTTCGTACGGCCGCCGTCGCCCTGGGCGCGGTGGCGCTGGCCGGCTGCGCCGGTGCGGGCGGGCTGCACGACCTCGGCCCGACCCGCACCATCACCGCGCGGCCGAGCCCGTCGCCGCTCTGGCCGGCCGCCGAGGCCGTCAAGTCGCCGTCCCCCGCGGCGACTCCGACCCCCTCGCCGAGTCCGTTGCCCGAACTGACCGTTCCCGGCGACGACCTGCGGGCCGTGGACACCAACCGGGTCCTCGGCCTGGACCCGGGTCTGCGTCCCGACGAGCGCAGCGCGCTGCTCGGCTGCACCGGCTGCCAGGTGCTGGAGCCGAAGTACCGCGACCTCACCGGGGACGGTCGACCCGAGCTGATCGTCGCCGTGCTCACCGAGGACCAGCGCGCCTACCTGCACGTCTACCAGTCGCGCGAGCAGCGGGTGCTGCCGGTGCTCAGCCTGCCGGTGCTGCCCGGCTTCACCGCCGAGACCTCGGGCCAGGACCTGTTGGTGGAGGAGCCGACCAGCTCGGCCACCAAGACCACCAGCACCTACCACTGGAACGGCGCCAAGCAGGCTTTCGACCGCGACATCGTGGCGACCTGCCCGTCCACCGACGCCGAGGCCTGCCTGCCGCCGGGCGCAGCGACCTCCTCGCTGCGCCCGGACAAGAAGCCCTCGGCGGTCCCCTCCGCCGCCTACCCCTTCCCCGGGCCCTGGGTGCTGCCGACCCCGACGCCCAGGCCCGTACCGAAGCCGAGCAGCCCCGGAGGCAGCCGATGACCGCCACCCCGCGCGTGCTGCTGGTCGAGGACGACGAGGTGATCCGCGAGGCGACCCGGATGGCGCTGGAGCGCTACGGCTTCCCGGTGGACACCGCCGCCGACGGTCTGGAGGGCCTCGAGCTGTTCCGCGCGCGCCGCCCGGACCTGCTGCTGCTGGACGTGATGCTGCCGCTGCTGGACGGCGTCGGGCTCTGCCGCCGGATCCGCGAGGAGAGCCAGCTGCCGATCCTGATGATGTCCGCCCGCACCGACCCGATCGACGTGGTCTCCGGCCTGGAAGCGGGCGCGGACGACTACGTCACCAAGCCCTTCGAGACGGCCGTGCTGGTCGCCCGGATCCGCACCGTGC from Kitasatospora azatica KCTC 9699 harbors:
- a CDS encoding class F sortase, coding for MPAAAGGVLALVLAGVVLRPVPAPAPVRIDSVAAAPGSPVAPTGSAGATPPGTTAPGAVSPGSTSAGSPSPRPTSTAPPARLLIPAIGVDAPVLAGGLNADGTVQVPPLEHPEEVDWYRDGPAPGQVGPAVLLGHLDTRNGPAVFQRLWRLKAGDRIEIRRTDGSSVAFRVRELRQQPKDAFPTEAVYGDTADPQLRLITCGGVLGSNGHYSDNIIVFADLSAE
- a CDS encoding LPXTG cell wall anchor domain-containing protein — its product is MSRPQTARFALVGFAVAAVLAGTGGAAYADGASPSASATPSAAASGMPSVAVSATPSAAASAPAAVDKPTPSASGQPVVPPCLIKPQPSAPAKDLSPAPCPRPSGVPTAQVKTVPKGGAQTGEGATGHSATSWAAGSGLAVLGLAGVGYAVRRRRAGAQG
- the cseB gene encoding two-component system response regulator CseB yields the protein MTATPRVLLVEDDEVIREATRMALERYGFPVDTAADGLEGLELFRARRPDLLLLDVMLPLLDGVGLCRRIREESQLPILMMSARTDPIDVVSGLEAGADDYVTKPFETAVLVARIRTVLRRTGLQAPAAAPEPPRTVREIDGLQVDTDALDVRVDGRPVPLTPTELRLLLEFTAAPGILLERQTLLERVWDYAWGADTRVVDVHVQRLRAKIGADRIETVRGFGYRLRRLRGGGT